AGATACAAGGTATTGAATGCTGTAAGTCGAGGTACGATAATTTGGAAATAATGAATAAAGGGGTACAAAAGGGTACAGCAGTAAAAAATCTAGCTGAGTCATTGGGAATTAAGAGAGAGGAAGTTATTTGTATAGGTGATAATGAAAATGATATAAGTATGTTAAAATATGCAGGTCTTGGAATAGCCATGGGTAATGCAGAAGAAATCGTTAAGGAAACGGCAGATTATGTAACAGATATCAATGATAATAGTGGAGTGGCAAAGGCCCTTAAAAAATTTTTATTTAGAACATAGGTTTAATAATTTATTGGTATAAATTATAGAAAAGATATATATGTTGACATTGTACGACTTATATGTTAAAATAGTTTTTGCATCTAAATTAGATATGAAGTTGGTGCTAAGTATGGCTAAGGTAAGGGTAATAGCAAATAATAAAAAGGCAAGACATGAGTACTTCATTGAAGAAACCTATGAAGCAGGGATTGCCCTAAAAGGAACAGAAGTTAAATCCATAAGGTTAGGCAAGGCAAATTTAAAGGATGGCTACGCTGAGATAAAGGATGGTGAAGTTATTCTTCATAACGTCCATGTAAGTCCCTATGAGCAAGGGAATATTTTTAATGTAGATCCTACTAGACCTAGGAAGTTATTGCTTCATAAAAGAGAAATTAGAAAGCTTATAGGTTATATTACTCAAAAAGGTTATACACTTGTACCCTTGCAGTTGTATCTAAATGATAGAGGACTGATCAAGCTACAGCTTG
Above is a window of Maledivibacter sp. DNA encoding:
- the smpB gene encoding SsrA-binding protein SmpB; translation: MAKVRVIANNKKARHEYFIEETYEAGIALKGTEVKSIRLGKANLKDGYAEIKDGEVILHNVHVSPYEQGNIFNVDPTRPRKLLLHKREIRKLIGYITQKGYTLVPLQLYLNDRGLIKLQLAVAKGKKLYDKRDTIAKKDAQRRIQKELRQRQKMY